A portion of the Gossypium arboreum isolate Shixiya-1 chromosome 8, ASM2569848v2, whole genome shotgun sequence genome contains these proteins:
- the LOC108468075 gene encoding pectin acetylesterase 8-like, producing the protein MLNTTRSCLWLWLLVLGLLLFTTNGAYVPITYVQSAVAKGAVCLDGTPPAYHWDKGYGTGINSWLIQLEGGGWCNNVSSCLVRKNTHLGSSKRMVKQIPFSGILNNKRIFNPDFYNWNRIKVRYCDGSSFTGDVAAVNPVANLHFRGARVWLAVMEDLLSKGMRNAENAILSGCSAGGLASILHCDSFRALLPMGTKVKCISDAGYFINTRDVSGGHYIQTFFDQLVATHGSAKNLLPSCTSRMKPGLCFFPQYIAQQIRTPLFIINAAYDSWQIRNILAPGIADPHGHWESCKLDIKNCLPSQIKVMQDFRLQFLVALLRLGKSASRGMFIDSCFAHCQTEMQELWFMQDSPLLNKTKIGKAVGDWFYDRNPFQKIDCAYPCNPTCHNRVYDDPHAPHS; encoded by the exons ATGTTGAATACTACAAGATCCTGCCTATGGCTATGGCTACTTGTTTTGGGACTGCTGTTGTTCACAACAAACGGGGCTTACGTCCCAATTACCTATGTTCAAAGCGCTGTAGCAAAAGGAGCCG TTTGTTTGGACGGAACTCCGCCAGCTTACCATTGGGACAAGGGATACGGAACCGGTATAAATAGTTGGCTAATTCAGCTTGAG GGAGGAGGATGGTGCAACAATGTCAGTAGTTGCCTTGTTCGTAAAAACACACATCTAGGTTCTTCTAAGAGAATGGTCAAGCAAATCCCTTTCTCTGGCATCCTGAACAACAAACGTATATTCAATCCAG ACTTTTACAATTGGAACAGAATCAAAGTCAGGTATTGTGATGGATCATCTTTCACCGGCGATGTTGCAGCAGTCAATCCA GTTGCTAATCTTCACTTCAGAGGTGCAAGGGTCTGGCTTGCTGTCATGGAGGATCTATTGAGCAAAGGAATGAGAAATGCTGAAAAT GCTATTCTTTCGGGATGTTCAGCAGGTGGATTGGCATCAATATTGCATTGCGATAGCTTCCGAGCCCTCCTACCTATGGGTACTAAAGTAAAATGTATTTCAGATGCTGGTTATTTTATCAATAC GAGAGATGTGTCTGGAGGACATTATATTCAAACCTTCTTTGATCAATTAGTTGCGACACAT GGGTCTGCAAAGAATTTGCTTCCATCATGTACTTCGAGAATGAAACCTGGTTTA TGTTTTTTCCCGCAATACATCGCACAACAAATACGAACACCTCTTTTCATCATCAATGCAGCATACGATTCATGGCAG ATACGAAACATTTTGGCACCTGGCATTGCCGATCCCCATGGCCACTGGGAGAGCTGCAAGCTTGATATAAAGAACTGTTTGCCTAGCCAAATAAAAGTAATGCAAG ACTTCAGGTTACAATTCTTGGTTGCACTGCTTCGATTAGGCAAGTCTGCATCAAGAGGAATGTTTATAGACTCTTGCTTTGCCCATTGCCAAACTGAGATGCAAGAATTATGGTTTATGCAAGACTCCCCATTGTTGAATAAAACC AAAATTGGGAAGGCAGTAGGAGACTGGTTTTATGATCGGAATCCGTTCCAAAAGATAGATTGCGCTTATCCTTGCAACCCAACTTGCCACAACCGTGTTTACGATGATCCGCATGCACCCCATTCATAA